Sequence from the Methanosarcina siciliae T4/M genome:
TTATCGGTTTTTATCTGATACCACTCTGGGAAAACATAATAAGTTATGCCGGTGCTCTTATAGTGTGAATCCGCTTGATGAGAATAAATAACGTCCAGTTCCTTTCAAATATGGCTAATGTTCTCTCATTGCTTTTCATTCCCGTTTTTGCCGCTTCTCTTGGTGCCTCTTATATTGAAATCGGGCTTATAGTGGGGATCTATTCAGCCACAACTCTTCTTTCTTCCTTTATTTTTGGGAGGCTTGCTGACCTTCACTACCTGCACACGGTGATTCTGGGAGGTTTTGGATTTGCTACGGCCGCTTTTTTTCTTCAGGTTTTTGCCACCGATCCTTCTACCCTTATGCTTGCAAGAGCTCTGGCCGGCTTCAGTGTTGGGATTCACCCGGGAGCCCTGATAGCCTATGTCCATTATCAGAAGCAGAGCCTCGGAAAGTTTATTTCGCTGGGCTCTCTCGGTTGGATGGCAGGTTTTCTTCTTGCAGGGATGATAGGGGTAAGAATGGACCTGCTTTTTGGGCTTTCTGCCCTTGTTTATGCCTTCTGTTTCCTGCAGACTTTCAGGTTAGAAGATATCGAAAAGCCGCAGCTGAAAGTTTCTTACTTTTCCCTGAATACCCTGCTGAAGAATTCAGGGACCTATTTTTCTCTCTTCCTGCGGCATACCGGAGCCGTCGGGGTCTGGGCCATTTTTCCACTTTACCTCCGGGAGCTCGGAGCAGGTGATTTCTGGATCGGGGTTATTTATGCGATAAACCCTGCAGTCCAGTTTCTGATAATGCGCAGGCTTGACCCGTTTGAAAACGAAAAGTTGATCCAGGCAGGTTACCTGCTCTCCGTTGTCGGCCTTATCAGTTATGTCTTTGCTTCCTCCTATCTTTACGTCATCCCCGGGATGTTTGTAGTTGCTTGTTCCTGGTCTTTCCTTTATGTGGGCTCAACCCGCAGGGTTGTGGAGCTGAACCCTGATAAAGCTACGGCAGCCGGTTTGATCAACTCAATGATCGGGGCTGCAGGGGTTGCGGGATCTGTTCTCGGAGGAGTCCTCTCCCAGTTTTTCGGGTTCAGGGCAACAATGCTCGGAGCTGCCATTTTTTCTATTTCAGGCTTCCTGCTCTACAAAACTCTGGGAAGGGCTGCAGACGTAATCGCTTCCTCAGATGATAACTGAAAGGAAGAGGAATTAACTGAAAAAGAGAAATCCGAATTTTAAAGGCTTAAAATTTTCCATAATAACTGGTTTAAGAAATGAAGATAATTAAAACAAAACCTTATTTATGGTAAAGTTTCATTATGTGATATATGATTCGAAAATGCACTGAGCACGGCTATTTTAGAGGAGGCAGCTGTCAGCAGTGTGAACGCCCCGGCAGATACGTGCTGGATGACAGCAGGGAAGAAAAGCTCGGCAGGTTTGTATCAGGTACTCTTCGGCACTTTCCTGAATCCGCAGGGGTCAAAATGGATGAATATGGCTGGGTGGACCTTAACGCCTTCTGTGACGTTATGAAGAAACGTTATAACTGGATGAGAAAAGAGTACCTTTACGCCCTTGTGGAGTCCGATGAAAAAGGACGATATCAGATCAGAGGGTCCATGATAAGGGCACGTTACGGACATTCTGTTAACATTGAGCTTGACTATGAGGAGAGCGATGCTCCATACGTATACTACGGGGCAAGCCCGGAAGAAGTCGATGTCCTGCTTGAAAACGGAATTTTCCCTATCAAACAGCGCTACGTTCATCTCAGTACTTCATATGAAAAGGCAGCTGAAGTTGCCCTGATCCATACTGAAAGTCCTGTGATCCTGCAGGTTGATGCCTTTAGAGCTCAGGAAGATGGATTTTCTCTAAGGCTAGCAACGGATTACATAGTACTTGCAGAAAAAATACCTCCCGAGTACCTGTATGTAATCGAGGAATAACTTCTTTTTACTGGTTTTTAGCAGTCTTATCAGTCTATTGAGACTTCAAAAAGCCCTTCTTTTTCCTCTATCCTGAATTTCACGCCCAGAAACTGTTCCGTAACCCAGATATTTGTTGCCGCATGCAGGGTCAGCTCCCGGACTGTGTAAGAACTTTTTCCTGCAAGTGCCATATAAGGAATCAGCTGGTCTGCCAGATGCACATCTACAGAGGCCTTTGAACTTAGTTCCGAGATGATTTCTTCTGCAGCTCGTCTGCCAACTTTTTCAGCAGGAAGTCCTCTTTTTCCAAGGGCGCTTCCCCCGCAATAACCGGACCAGAGGGTTATCCCGCTTCCTGTGGAAGGTAATTCGAAAGACTGGATCTCGATCCGTGAACCACATCCGGCTTCAAGAAGCAGGTATTCGGCAGCTTCGGCCTGGCGGGCTGGCACATGTGCCGGCAGATTCGATGCATGGGAAATCCCCGGGATTTCTGTCCCCCGGTTTGTGTTGCTCCCTTTTTTCCGGGTTTCCTCCCATCTTCGGGCTTTTTCGGATTTTCTGTTTTCTCCTTCCTTCCGAAAATGAAAACCCCGAAGTTTGCAGGGTTCAAAAACAGCTGAGACCCCTCCTCCTCCTCTGGGATAGTAACCACGCTTTTTCAGGGTTACACTGCCTGCATATCCGAGTTGTTCAAGTGCCCTGAGGGTTACATGCTGCAGGTAGTCGATTGTCGGGGACCAGGCAACATCAGTCCCTCCCCTTATCGTCAGTTCGACCTTTTCTTTTGCAAAAGGCAGGGCTGGCATAAGGCTCTGCAGAAGCAGGGTTATGCTACCTGCAGTCCCGATATCAACCTCATATTTTCCCCCCCTTATTTCCACTGGAGCAAAAAATAACTCTGAAGAACCCGGAAAAAGCCCTGAAACCCGTGCCTCACAGATCCTGGCTGCAGTTTCGAGAGCTTTCAGATGCTGCTGTTTCAGGCCGGGATTCGGTCTGTTTTTCCTTATGTTCGTAACCTTTACATCTTTCCCGGT
This genomic interval carries:
- a CDS encoding MFS transporter; its protein translation is MRINNVQFLSNMANVLSLLFIPVFAASLGASYIEIGLIVGIYSATTLLSSFIFGRLADLHYLHTVILGGFGFATAAFFLQVFATDPSTLMLARALAGFSVGIHPGALIAYVHYQKQSLGKFISLGSLGWMAGFLLAGMIGVRMDLLFGLSALVYAFCFLQTFRLEDIEKPQLKVSYFSLNTLLKNSGTYFSLFLRHTGAVGVWAIFPLYLRELGAGDFWIGVIYAINPAVQFLIMRRLDPFENEKLIQAGYLLSVVGLISYVFASSYLYVIPGMFVVACSWSFLYVGSTRRVVELNPDKATAAGLINSMIGAAGVAGSVLGGVLSQFFGFRATMLGAAIFSISGFLLYKTLGRAADVIASSDDN
- the rtcA gene encoding RNA 3'-terminal phosphate cyclase encodes the protein MIEIDGSYGEGGGQVVRTAVALSAVTGKDVKVTNIRKNRPNPGLKQQHLKALETAARICEARVSGLFPGSSELFFAPVEIRGGKYEVDIGTAGSITLLLQSLMPALPFAKEKVELTIRGGTDVAWSPTIDYLQHVTLRALEQLGYAGSVTLKKRGYYPRGGGGVSAVFEPCKLRGFHFRKEGENRKSEKARRWEETRKKGSNTNRGTEIPGISHASNLPAHVPARQAEAAEYLLLEAGCGSRIEIQSFELPSTGSGITLWSGYCGGSALGKRGLPAEKVGRRAAEEIISELSSKASVDVHLADQLIPYMALAGKSSYTVRELTLHAATNIWVTEQFLGVKFRIEEKEGLFEVSID
- a CDS encoding RNA 2'-phosphotransferase yields the protein MIRKCTEHGYFRGGSCQQCERPGRYVLDDSREEKLGRFVSGTLRHFPESAGVKMDEYGWVDLNAFCDVMKKRYNWMRKEYLYALVESDEKGRYQIRGSMIRARYGHSVNIELDYEESDAPYVYYGASPEEVDVLLENGIFPIKQRYVHLSTSYEKAAEVALIHTESPVILQVDAFRAQEDGFSLRLATDYIVLAEKIPPEYLYVIEE